The following coding sequences lie in one Peromyscus maniculatus bairdii isolate BWxNUB_F1_BW_parent chromosome 3, HU_Pman_BW_mat_3.1, whole genome shotgun sequence genomic window:
- the Cmas gene encoding N-acylneuraminate cytidylyltransferase isoform X2, with protein sequence MDALEKGAATSVPAPRGRPSRGRPPKLQRSRGAGRGLEKPPHLAALVLARGGSKGIPLKNIKRLAGVPLIGWVLRAALDAGVFQSVWVSTDHDEIENVAKQFGAQVHRRSSETSKDSSTSLDAIVEFLNYHNEVDIVGNIQATSPCLHPTDLQKVAEMIREEGYDSVFSVVRRHQFRWSEIQKGAKRPRRQDWDGELYENGSFYFAKRHLIEMGYLQGGKMAYYEMRAEHSVDIDVDIDWPIAEQRVLRFGYFGKEKLKEIKLLVCNIDGCLTNGHIYVSGDQKEIISYDVKDAIGISLLKKSGIEVRLISERACSKQTLSALKLDCKAEVSVSDKLAIVDEWRKEMGLCWKEVAYLGNEVSDEECLKRAGLSAVPADACSGAQKAVGYICKCNGGRGAIREFAEHIFLLIEKVNNSCQK encoded by the exons ATGGACGCGCTGGAGAAGGGGGCCGCCACGTCGGTGCCCGCCCCGCGCGGACGGCCGTCCCGGGGCCGGCCCCCGAAGCTGCAGCGCAGCCGGGGCGCGGGGCGCGGCCTGGAGAAGCCGCCGCATCTGGCGGCGCTAGTGCTGGCCCGCGGCGGCAGCAAAGGCATCCCGCTGAAGAACATCAAGCGCCTGGCGGGGGTTCCGCTCATTGGCTGGGTCCTGCGCGCCGCCCTGGATGCGGGGGTCTTCCAGAG CGTGTGGGTTTCAACAGACCACGATGAAATTGAGAATGTGGCCAAACAGTTCGGTGCACAGGTTCATCGAAGAAGTTCTGAAACATCCAAAGACAGCTCTACCTCACTCGACGCCATCGTAGAATTCCTTAATTATCACAATG AGGTTGACATTGTGGGGAATATCCAAGCCACGTCTCCATGTTTACATCCCACCGACCTCCAGAAAGTTGCAGAAATGATTCGAGAAGAAGGCTATGACTCTGTCTTCTCAGTGGTGAGGCGCCATCAATTTCGATGGAGCGAAATTCAGAAAGGAG CTAAACGGCCTCGGCGACAAGACTGGGATGGAGAGTTATATGAAAACGGctcattttattttgctaaaagACATTTGATAGAGATGGGTTACTTACAG GGTGGAAAAATGGCATATTATGAAATGCGAGCTGAGCATAGTGTGGATATAGACGTGGACATTGATTGGCCGATTGCAGAGCAAAGAGTTTTGAg ATTTGGCTATTTTGgaaaagagaaactgaaagagATAAAGCTTTTGGTTTGCAATATTGATGGATGTCTCACCAATGGCCACATTTATGTATCAGGAgaccaaaaagaaataatatcttACGATGTAAAAGATGCTATTGGCATAAGTTTATTAAAGAAAAGTGGTATTGAG GTGAGACTCATCTCAGAAAGGGCCTGCTCCAAGCAGACACTCTCCGCCTTAAAGCTGGACTGCAAAGCAGAAGTCAGTGTGTCAGACAAGCTGGCCATCGTGGACgagtggaggaaggagatgggccTGTGCTGGAAAGAAGTGGCCTATCTCG GCAATGAAGTGTCGGATGAAGAATGTTTGAAGAGAGCCGGCCTCAGCGCTGTTCCTGCCGACGCCTGCTCCGGGGCCCAGAAGGCTGTGGGGTACATTTGCAAATGCAACGGTGGCCGGGGGGCCATCCGCGAGTTTGCAGAGCACATTTTCCTCCTGATAGAGAAGGTTAATAACTCATGCCAAAAATAG
- the Cmas gene encoding N-acylneuraminate cytidylyltransferase isoform X1 yields the protein MDALEKGAATSVPAPRGRPSRGRPPKLQRSRGAGRGLEKPPHLAALVLARGGSKGIPLKNIKRLAGVPLIGWVLRAALDAGVFQSVWVSTDHDEIENVAKQFGAQVHRRSSETSKDSSTSLDAIVEFLNYHNEVDIVGNIQATSPCLHPTDLQKVAEMIREEGYDSVFSVVRRHQFRWSEIQKGVREVTEPLNLNPAKRPRRQDWDGELYENGSFYFAKRHLIEMGYLQGGKMAYYEMRAEHSVDIDVDIDWPIAEQRVLRFGYFGKEKLKEIKLLVCNIDGCLTNGHIYVSGDQKEIISYDVKDAIGISLLKKSGIEVRLISERACSKQTLSALKLDCKAEVSVSDKLAIVDEWRKEMGLCWKEVAYLGNEVSDEECLKRAGLSAVPADACSGAQKAVGYICKCNGGRGAIREFAEHIFLLIEKVNNSCQK from the exons ATGGACGCGCTGGAGAAGGGGGCCGCCACGTCGGTGCCCGCCCCGCGCGGACGGCCGTCCCGGGGCCGGCCCCCGAAGCTGCAGCGCAGCCGGGGCGCGGGGCGCGGCCTGGAGAAGCCGCCGCATCTGGCGGCGCTAGTGCTGGCCCGCGGCGGCAGCAAAGGCATCCCGCTGAAGAACATCAAGCGCCTGGCGGGGGTTCCGCTCATTGGCTGGGTCCTGCGCGCCGCCCTGGATGCGGGGGTCTTCCAGAG CGTGTGGGTTTCAACAGACCACGATGAAATTGAGAATGTGGCCAAACAGTTCGGTGCACAGGTTCATCGAAGAAGTTCTGAAACATCCAAAGACAGCTCTACCTCACTCGACGCCATCGTAGAATTCCTTAATTATCACAATG AGGTTGACATTGTGGGGAATATCCAAGCCACGTCTCCATGTTTACATCCCACCGACCTCCAGAAAGTTGCAGAAATGATTCGAGAAGAAGGCTATGACTCTGTCTTCTCAGTGGTGAGGCGCCATCAATTTCGATGGAGCGAAATTCAGAAAGGAG TTCGTGAAGTGACTGAGCCTCTGAACTTGAATCCAGCTAAACGGCCTCGGCGACAAGACTGGGATGGAGAGTTATATGAAAACGGctcattttattttgctaaaagACATTTGATAGAGATGGGTTACTTACAG GGTGGAAAAATGGCATATTATGAAATGCGAGCTGAGCATAGTGTGGATATAGACGTGGACATTGATTGGCCGATTGCAGAGCAAAGAGTTTTGAg ATTTGGCTATTTTGgaaaagagaaactgaaagagATAAAGCTTTTGGTTTGCAATATTGATGGATGTCTCACCAATGGCCACATTTATGTATCAGGAgaccaaaaagaaataatatcttACGATGTAAAAGATGCTATTGGCATAAGTTTATTAAAGAAAAGTGGTATTGAG GTGAGACTCATCTCAGAAAGGGCCTGCTCCAAGCAGACACTCTCCGCCTTAAAGCTGGACTGCAAAGCAGAAGTCAGTGTGTCAGACAAGCTGGCCATCGTGGACgagtggaggaaggagatgggccTGTGCTGGAAAGAAGTGGCCTATCTCG GCAATGAAGTGTCGGATGAAGAATGTTTGAAGAGAGCCGGCCTCAGCGCTGTTCCTGCCGACGCCTGCTCCGGGGCCCAGAAGGCTGTGGGGTACATTTGCAAATGCAACGGTGGCCGGGGGGCCATCCGCGAGTTTGCAGAGCACATTTTCCTCCTGATAGAGAAGGTTAATAACTCATGCCAAAAATAG